Proteins found in one Pseudorasbora parva isolate DD20220531a chromosome 11, ASM2467924v1, whole genome shotgun sequence genomic segment:
- the rest gene encoding RE1-silencing transcription factor, which yields MSAQTVYPATAGIFMPVGIPIPEVGHDLPELPRNDVAAPQLVMLANVVVSSEMASSDYNAEEKQMFELKTVGCNNYSDSEEEGVIRYSLDNSEMSEDTYTEQATRVEADVTERALEQVEIEQAEDLSNLSEKTPSESSPAEKRKRTPVVIFDSNKKKKKPFFCKPCQYQAENEEDFIHHIRIHSAKKMTVVNGAADSDDDLASESGQSQTPNPENSESLSNSKGVIRCERCGYNTNRYDHYMAHLKHHTKEGEDQRVFKCTICAYTTISQYHWKKHLRNHFPSKLFTCNQCSYFSDRKNNYIQHIRTHTGERPFQCIYCEYSSSQKTHLTRHMRTHSGERPFKCDNCSYLAANQHEVTRHARQVHNGPKPLSCPYCQYKTADRSNFKKHVELHVNPRQFLCPVCKYAASKKCNLQYHIKSRHPGCTDISMDVSKVRLRVKRTDIDDDSPNKLATDQAGGRRSEEKQLGELDDVESGPINLSIKKPSKFTSAVETELTDKTLKKNPDFIVKEKSGKPSQQLGEKTGEKKAMAKNEGKEKNSKKVKGKTLVKVAATQSEGYNDKQVNKKEGKKIEKSTKSVEKVMKGRPKKEKPLKETANEVIAKHQPIVEEQRLNLEKGLVDKQQQHKDKEERERLEKENRLLNDKVKETEKKESAKDSRKSPTKKPYKKQKKLSKVNSDAQSTEAIQEVRTKPVKRKAENRNEIVTDSSEPACPSKRVRRTKKDRAKRSTNSAAQERNRTIPEVLQAMKSKTKNAEASTNKPDSCVIEPKKTIKLPEKISSPEAEKQLTTETLKVHTQPDKQTPTAVTNQDDRNHKETAAVVEEPTVSCQPQDPDSEQPKETENKISREPKEIPEVDSGSEMPSPTDSDSSPGFSQQQPDFSPSLELPGPSGHKSTDAEDDEGIHSNDGGSDISDSASEGSYDSGLNGLAAATEGGEKLPETPTEELPSSTKLLSHTCIFCDRTFSLEMDYRRHLNRHLVNVYYLEGAAQGDK from the exons ATGTCTGCTCAGACGGTGTATCCAGCTACTGCTGGTATCTTCATGCCCGTAGGCATCCCAATACCAGAGGTGGGCCATGACCTTCCTGAGCTGCCTCGGAACGATGTGGCCGCCCCTCAGCTAGTGATGCTTGCTAACGTGGTGGTATCATCAGAGATGGCTTCCTCAGACTACAATGCAGAAGAGAAACAAATGTTTGAACTCAAGACTGTTGGATGCAACAACTACTCTGACAGTGAGGAAGAGGGTGTTATCAGATACAGTCTTGACAATTCGGAGATGTCTGAGGACACATACACTGAACAGGCCACTCGCGTTGAGGCAGATGTGACGGAAAGAGCGCTGGAGCAAGTTGAAATAGAGCAAGCAGAAGACCTGTCAAACCTCTCCGAAAAGACCCCATCTGAGTCCTCACCAGCAGAAAAACGTAAGCGTACCCCGGTCGTCATCTTCGACTCCaacaaaaagaagaagaagcccTTTTTTTGTAAACCCTGCCAGTACCAGGCAGAGAACGAGGAGGACTTCATTCACCATATCCGCATTCACAGCGCCAAGAAAATGACGGTGGTAAATGGTGCGGCTGACTCTGATGACGATCTGGCCAGTGAGTCAGGTCAATCTCAGACACCGAACCCAGAGAATAGTGAAAGTTTGAGTAACTCTAAAGGTGTGATCCGTTGTGAACGCTGTGGATATAACACCAACCGTTATGACCACTACATGGCTCACCTTAAACATCATACTAAGGAGGGTGAAGATCAGAGAGTTTTCAAGTGCACCATTTGTGCCTATACCACCATCAGTCAGTACCACTGGAAGAAACATCTGAGGAACCACTTTCCCAGCAAGCTTTTCACTTGCAACCAGTGCTCATATTTTTCTGACCGCAAAAACAACTACATACAGCACATCCGGACCCACACTG GTGAACGTCCATTTCAGTGCATATACTGTGAGTACTCCAGTTCCCAAAAAACTCATCTGACTAGACACATGAGAACCCATTCAG GTGAGAGGCCTTTCAAATGTGACAACTGCAGCTACCTGGCAGCCAACCAGCACGAGGTGACTCGCCATGCCAGACAGGTCCACAATGGACCCAAGCCCCTAAGCTGCCCTTACTGCCAATACAAAACAGCCGACCGCAGCAACTTTAAAAAGCATGTTGAGCTCCATGTCAACCCGCGCCAGTTTCTTTGCCCAGTTTGCAAGTATGCTGCATCCAAGAAGTGCAATTTACAGTATCACATCAAGTCCAGACACCCAGGATGCACTGATATCTCGATGGACGTGTCAAAGGTAAGACTGCGTGTCAAAAGGACTGATATCGATGATGATTCGCCAAATAAGCTTGCGACAGACCAGGCTGGAGGAAGGCGTAGTGAGGAAAAGCAGTTAGGAGAATTGGATGACGTTGAATCAGGCCCCATCAACCTCTCCATTAAGAAACCCAGTAAATTTACCTCTGCTGTGGAGACTGAGCTAACTGACAAGACTTTAAAGAAAAATCCAGATTTCATTGTGAAAGAAAAATCTGGAAAGCCAAGCCAGCAACTCGGTGAGAAAACTGGAGAGAAAAAGGCCATGGCGAAAAATGAGGGGAAAGAGAAAAACAGTAAGAAGGTTAAAGGAAAGACTTTGGTGAAAGTTGCTGCAACACAATCAGAGGGATACAATGACAAACAAGTTAATAAAAAGGAGGGGAAAAAGATAGAGAAATCCACCAAATCTGTAGAGAAAGTAATGAAAGGTCGCCCTAAGAAAGAGAAGCCATTAAAGGAGACCGCCAATGAAGTTATTGCAAAACATCAACCCATTGTTGAAGAGCAAAGATTGAATTTGGAGAAAGGCCTTGTAGataaacagcagcagcacaaagaCAAGGAAGAAAGAGAGCGGCTAGAAAAGGAAAACAGATTGCTGAATGATAAAGTGAAGGAGACTGAAAAGAAAGAGAGTGCAAAGGATAGCAGGAAATCACCAACCAAGAAACCATACAAGAAGCAGAAAAAATTGTCAAAGGTCAACAGTGATGCCCAGAGTACAGAGGCAATTCAAGAAGTGAGGACTAAACCAGTCaaaagaaaagcagagaacaggaATGAAATAGTTACTGATTCTTCAGAACCAGCCTGTCCTTCAAAGCGGGTCAGGCGCACAAAGAAAGATAGAGCCAAGCGATCAACAAATTCTGCTGCTCAAGAGAGAAATCGCACCATACCCGAGGTTCTACAGGCCATGAAGAGCAAAACCAAGAATGCTGAGGCAAGTACAAACAAACCTGATAGTTGTGTCATTGAACCCAAGAAGACCATTAAACTCCCAGAGAAGATAAGCTCTCCAGAAGCTGAAAAACAGCTCACCACAGAAACACTGAAGGTACATACCCAACCAGACAAGCAAACACCTACTGCGGTGACCAATCAAGATGATAGAAATCACAAGGAGACTGCTGCTGTTGTGGAGGAGCCCACAGTCTCATGCCAACCCCAAGATCCAGACTCAGAACAACCTAAAGAAACGGAGAACAAGATCTCACGTGAACCAAAAGAAATTCCAGAAGTAGACAGTGGAAGTGAGATGCCATCACCTACTGACAGCGACAGCTCTCCAGGTTTCAGCCAACAGCAGCCTGATTTCAGCCCATCTCTTGAACTGCCTGGTCCGTCTGGTCACAAATCCACTGATGCCGAGGATGACGAGGGTATCCACAGTAATGATGGGGGAAGTGACATCAGCGATAGTGCCTCTGAAGGAAGCTACGACTCTGGTCTTAACGGACTGGCTGCAGCCACTGAGGGTGGAGAGAAACTTCCAGAGACTCCAACAGAAGAGCTCCCATCTTCAACCAAACTGCTCAGTCATACATGTATCTTCTGTGACCGTACCTTTTCTTTAGAGATGGACTATCGCCGCCACTTGAACCGCCATTTAGTAAACGTGTATTACTTGGAGGGGGCGGCTCAGGGTGACAAGTGA
- the noa1 gene encoding nitric oxide-associated protein 1, whose protein sequence is MYKLLRPSTFQFYTLMCLKHVSRPENEGMWRFPRSFVTILKPKDYAIHLDTNQRCRSSLRCYSSQKGARVPASYQPQEYTLVEPEKEEQFLFPDFDEPVDNEENKPPDHLLLNELRSNAEPKPVHEKPGKNMHPKGLEMQLKHLKGSATSEVEETSKIEFYDEGFPLNRHSKSKRVKKQQKIYGTPDVEVAVSDSSCSGCGALMHCTDPEIPGYLPSEKFKMLVEEDKLKKAICQRCFLINHHQKALNVTMSKEEYRAIVKRIKSEKALVLLIVDLLDLPDSIIPDLPELVGKNNHIVILGNKIDLLPGDAENYLQRIRRQLAAYCASKGISTSDAKDIHLISAKTGYGIENLISRLQSTWKYKGDVYLVGTANAGKSTLFNTLLESDYCKSRASDVIHKATISPWPGTTLNLLKFPIINPTPHRMFRRAERLKQASLLTEDDLNPRELKRIKQFSEQGYLVGHIGRTFRTNQSLKKALVEFDPYSLSFGEDTEEDAKPNQSLDPSIDKELTYNEIKDAHWFYDTPGIMKEHDVLSLLNEQEVKLVVPTHAITPRTYVMNPGMVLFLGALARIDYLEGKGPCWLTVVASSRIPIHITNLDKADAIYQKHAGNILLAVPSGGEERMKTFPPLIAQDFELKGQGCNTAITDIKISSAGWVAVTAAEGDQLFLRTHAPEAAGLCLRTPLLPHIVNLKGQRINKSPAYKTRKPQTLVDIGLSVKAAERLNVRRKK, encoded by the exons ATGTACAAGTTATTAAGACCATCGACATTCCAATTCTACACTCTTATGTGCTTAAAACATGTTTCAAGACCGGAAAATGAAGGGATGTGGCGGTTTCCACGGTCATTTGTTACCATTTTAAAACCAAAAGACTATGCCATCCATTTGGACACAAACCAGAGGTGCAGATCAAGTCTGAGATGTTACAGCAGCCAAAAAGGAGCCAGAGTACCAGCATCATATCAACCCCAGGAATACACATTAGTTGAGCCAGAGAAAGAAGAACAATTTTTGTTCCCTGACTTTGATGAACCAGTGGACAATGAAGAAAATAAACCGCCAGATCATCTTCTTCTAAATGAGCTCAGGAGTAATGCAGAACCAAAGCCAGTGCATGAAAAACCTGGTAAAAACATGCACCCTAAAGGACTGGAAATGCAGCTGAAGCATTTAAAGGGCTCTGCAACGTCTGAAGTGGAGGAAACCTCAAAGATTGAGTTCTACGATGAAGGATTCCCACTGAACAGGCACTCCAAATCAAAGAGGGTTAAAAAGCAGCAAAAGATCTATGGCACCCCTGATGTGGAGGTGGCAGTCAGTGATTCATCTTGCTCTGGCTGCGGGGCCCTCATGCACTGCACCGACCCTGAAATCCCAGGTTACCTGCCAAGTGAGAAATTCAAAATGTTAGTTGAAGAGGACAAACTGAAGAAGGCAATATGTCAGAGATGCTTTTTAATCAATCACCACCAGAAGGCTTTGAACGTCACTATGTCCAAGGAGGAGTACAGAGCGATTGTCAAGAGAATTAAATCAGAGAAGGCTTTGGTGCTGCTGATAGTGGATCTTCTGGATCTCCCTGACTCCATCATCCCAGACCTTCCAGAGCTTGTTGGGAAGAATAATCACATTGTGATTTTAGGAAATAAAATAGACTTGCTGCCTGGAGATGCAGAGAATTACCTGCAACGTATCAGACGTCAGCTGGCGGCATACTGTGCCAGCAAGGGCATTTCTACTAGTGATGCCAAGGACATCCACCTCATCAGTGCCAAAACAGGGTATGGTATAGAAAACCTTATATCAAGACTGCAGTCGACCTGGAAGTACAAGGGTGATGTGTATTTGGTCGGCACGGCCAATGCTGGCAAATCCACGCTGTTTAATACTCTACTGGAATCTGATTATTGCAAATCCAGAGCCTCGGATGTGATCCACAAAGCTACTATATCTCCATGGCCTG GAACAACATTAAACCTGCTGAAGTTTCCCATTATCAACCCAACCCCCCACCGGATGTTCAGGCGGGCAGAGAGACTTAAACAGGCGTCTCTTTTGACTGAAGACGACCTGAATCCTCGAGAGCTGAAGAGAATCAAACAATTCAGCGAGCAGGGATACTTGGTCG GTCATATTGGGAGGACATTCCGAACAAATCAGTCGCTCAAGAAAGCCCTTGTGGAGTTTGATCCTTACAGTCTGAGCTTTGGAGAAGACACGGAGGAAGATGCTAAACCTAATCAGTCCTtggacccctccatagacaaaGAGCTCACCTACAATGAAATCAAAGATGCACACTGGTTCTATGATACACCAGGCATCATGAAAGAACATGAC GTTCTCAGCCTGTTGAATGAGCAGGAAGTCAAGTTGGTGGTTCCTACACATGCCATTACACCGAGAACATATGTAATGAACCCTGGTATGGTTTTGTTTTTAGGGGCTTTGGCACGCATTGATTATTTGGAG GGGAAAGGCCCATGCTGGTTAACGGTTGTTGCTTCATCTCGCATCCCAATTCACATCACCAATTTGGACAAGGCTGACGCAATCTACCAGAAACATGCTGGAAATATCCTTCTTGCA GTCCCATCTGGTGGTGAGGAGCGCATGAAAACTTTTCCACCACTTATTGCTCAAGACTTCGAACTCAAGGGGCAGGGATGCAACACCGCAATAACTGACATCAAGATCTCATCAGCTG GCTGGGTTGCTGTGACGGCAGCTGAAGGAGATCAGCTGTTTTTGAGGACGCACGCCCCTGAAGCAGCAGGACTTTGTTTGCGCACCCCTTTGCTGCCCCACATCGTGAATCTGAAAGGACAGCGAATTAACAAGTCTCCTGCCTACAAGACTAGAAAGCCACAGACGCTGGTGGACATCGGTCTGTCTGTGAAGGCAGCTGAGAGACTCAACGTGAGACGAAAAAAATGA